A stretch of Eleutherodactylus coqui strain aEleCoq1 chromosome 2, aEleCoq1.hap1, whole genome shotgun sequence DNA encodes these proteins:
- the LOC136613144 gene encoding protocadherin gamma-B1-like: MTEVKPYPQIHKGLRWQVTISILLSWLCHSVSGQIHYSIVEEMRKDSVIANMADDLGLDIKQLSSRKLRIVSDVSERYFYVNVDNGNLYVKERIDRETLCGAAATCSISFDTVVENPLNVFSVNIQIQDINDNSPAFHPDVFTVETIELTPTGTRFALQTAEDPDTGSNAIQSYKLSDNQYFTLSEDSNPDGSTFLELILEKPLDRETQSLHELILTAMDGGNPVRSGTALIHITVTDANDNFPIFTQSVYKVSIYENTPVNTTIVTVNSTDKDEGINGEVTYSFSKTSKNVHRTGIFSIHPVTGDIKIHNKLDFEIAQNHELSVQAKDGGGLVAHCKVLVEVIDENDNAPEISITSFSTPIPEDSPLGTIIALIKVNDQDAGENGEVDCKLVDEAAFNLISSSVSYYKVITAGPMDREKLATYNITILASDRGSPSLSSRKSITLEILDVNDNPPTFKKSTYFAYIQENNLPGISIYSLQAIDLDTGDNAKIIYLISNIDTEFPVTAYLSINIETGVLYAQRSFDYEQQNEFLIQVSARDNGSPSLSSNTTLTIHIVDRNDNVPKILYPSPESYGSAIFEMVPFASEPGSLITKVVAVDADAGHNALLSYHFLPVSESPYFTISKNTGEVRTSRIFQEKDTLNHKITVIVKDSGDPCLSSSVTINLVIANNFQQVAPKFQNKLTGEDHHSNLQLYLIVGLAIISLLFIVTVLLVIISKYKRTKPPPIFGPLSSHLYPQDYPGILGQGTNGTLTFPYSYNVCVALDSTENDFNYMTSNQDVPVDNLIDADDSGLGNETLQETLPTNSCIQIYTM; the protein is encoded by the exons ATGACTGAAGTAAAACCTTATCCACAGATACACAAAGGACTCAGATGGCAGGTAACCATTTCTATCTTATTGTCTTGGCTGTGTCATTCAGTCTCTGGTCAGATTCATTATTCCATTGTAGAAGAAATGAGGAAAGACTCTGTTATAGCAAATATGGCAGATGACCTTGGATTAGATATTAAGCAGCTCTCATCTAGAAAGCTGAGGATTGTATCAGATGTTTCAGAGAGATACTTCTATGTAAATGTTGATAATGGAAATCTGTATGTTAAGGAAAGGATAGACAGGGAGACATTGTGTGGTGCAGCAGCTACATGCTCCATAAGCTTTGACACTGTGGTTGAAAATCCTTTAAATGTTTTCAGTGTTAATATACAAATTCAGGATATAAATGATAATTCTCCAGCATTTCACCCTGATGTGTTTACTGTAGAGACAATTGAATTAACACCAACAGGAACCAGATTTGCTCTACAAACTGCAGAAGATCCAGATACTGGTTCTAATGCTATACAGTCATATAAGCTCAGTGATAACCAATATTTTACACTGAGTGAAGACAGTAATCCAGATGGAAGTACATTTCTAGAGCTCATCCTAGAGAAGCCATTAGATAGGGAGACACAAAGTCTTCATGAGCTCATATTAACAGCTATGGATGGAGGGAATCCTGTGAGATCTGGAACTGCTTTAATACATATTACTGTTACTGATGCTAATGATAATTTCCCAATATTCACACAGTCAGTATATAAAGTCAGTATATATGAGAATACTCCAGTAAATACTACAATAGTCACTGTGAACTCCACAGACAAGGATGAAGGGATCAATGGAGAGGTCACATATTCCTTTAGTAAGACATCAAAAAATGTTCATCGCACAGGAATATTCAGCATCCACCCTGTGACTGGGGACATTAAAATACATAATAAATTAGATTTTGAAATAGCACAAAATCATGAATTATCTGTACAAGCAAAGGATGGAGGAGGCCTTGTGGCCCATTGTAAAGTCTTGGTAGAAGTAATAGATGAGAATGACAATGCTCCTGAGATATCCATCACCTCATTCTCTACTCCAATTCCTGAGGATTCCCCACTTGGAACCATAATtgctctcattaaagtcaatgatcaAGATGCTGGGGAAAATGGTGAAGTGGACTGTAAACTTGTAGATGAAGCAGCTTTTAATTTAATATCATCATCTGTTAGTTATTACAAAGTTATCACTGCTGGTCCTATGGACAGAGAAAAATTGGCTACCTACAATATCACTATTTTAGCTTCAGACAGAGGATCTCCTTCACTCTCCAGTAGAAAATCCATCACCTTAGAGATATTAGATGTCAATGACAATCCACCAACATTTAAGAAATCAACCTACTTTGCCTATATACAAGAGAACAATTTACCAGGAATTTCGATTTACAGTCTTCAAGCGATTGATCTTGATACTGGAGACAATGCtaaaattatttatttaatttcCAATATTGATACAGAATTTCCAGTGACGGCTTATCTTTCCATTAATATTGAGACTGGAGTTCTATATGCTCAAAGATCATTTGATTATGAGCAACAGAATGAGTTTCTAATACAGGTGTCCGCAAGAGACAATGGATCCCCATCACTGAGCAGTAATACAACACTAACTATCCATATAGTGGATCGGAATGATAATGTTCCCAAAATCCTGTACCCTTCCCCAGAAAGTTATGGATCTGCTATATTTGAGATGGTCCCTTTTGCTTCTGAGCCAGGTTCTTTGATAACCAAGGTGGTTGCAGTGGATGCAGATGCAGGCCATAATGCTCTGCTGTCATACCATTTTTTGCCAGTATCAGAGTCACCATACTTTACAATTAGCAAAAATACTGGTGAAGTCAGGACATCACGCATCTTTCAAGAGAAGGATACATTAAATCACAAGATCACAGTGATTGTGAAGGACAGTGGAGACCCCTGTCTTTCATCTTCAGTCACCATTAATCTTGTTATTGCAAATAATTTCCAGCAAGTGGCCCCTAAATTTCAGAATAAACTGACTGGTGAAGATCATCATTCAAATTTGCAGTTATACTTAATAGTCGGACTTGCTATAATTTCCTTGTTGTTTATTGTAACTGTTTTGTTGGTCATTATATCAAAGTATAAAAGGACCAAGCCACCTCCAATATTCGGACCTTTAAGTTCACATTTATATCCACAAGATTATCCTGGCATACTAGGTCAAGGTACAAATGGAACATTAACCTTTCCTTACTCGTACAATGTCTGTGTAGCATTGGATTCTACAGAAAATGACTTTAATTACATGACATCAAATCAGGATGTTCCTGTTGATAATCTCATTGATGCTGATGATTCTGGACTTGGAAATGAAACCTTACAAGAAACTCTGCCCACTAACAGTTGTATACAG ATTTATACTATGTAA